Sequence from the Amaranthus tricolor cultivar Red isolate AtriRed21 chromosome 1, ASM2621246v1, whole genome shotgun sequence genome:
TAGAATTAGGTTCTTTAATGGATCCATGTCATAAtagatatgattttttttttcctttgggTTGACTAGACAACATACCTTTCCAAACCAAACTTGCCTCAAATCTTTTcaggataaaactaaaattaagaGTTCAAATCCAACTACCATTCCCATCGGTGGACGCCATTGCCGGTCGCTTGGTAATTTATCCCATCTCTGACCTTATACTTTGAATCTTTCTCCGCCATGGCGccataaaatatcatttttacAAACaaatattcattcatcatttttttataagttgtattgtatgattattgattactatgattgatttgatttgatttatacACAGATCtttaaaaaagaagaaaattattGAGATTTGCCAATGGGTAATGCAAATggaagagaagaagaaggaagcAATAATAGTATAGGTAATGCAGCAGATTACCTTACAGCTAATGTAAATCACCCACATCCACGATCATATCAACATGGTCATAATAATTCTTCAGAATCTATGTCTAATTCACCGCCTGAGAGTCCTCGTCGTTCTCGATCGCCTCTTATGTTCACTCCTCAGGTTTTCTTATTCTAAAGTCAAATTATcactttcttttcatttatcatATTATACCTGTTTGTGAGTTGGTTTGTTGTATATTAGCATATGGGTAATACCCTAACAGGAGGATGAAAGGTTAAGGAAAGTGTTTTTAACATGAGTTTGTTGACCTGTAATTTGACATTATTTATGTATGATTCATGGAATTAGAAATTGGGTATGCGTTTGTTATTACTAACAAGGTAAGGTTGCTTACATAACCCTCCCAATCCGACCTAAATAGGAGATTCTTAATGGTGTTTGGTAATGAAATGAGAATGGGTATCACGATCACTTCTTGCCTCCACTTTATTAGGGATGAAGCATACACACACACAGGTGAGTTGGTTAGCATTCTCCTTAGGTTTTGTTATAGTGTCATTAGTCCTCTTTAATCCCTAGACACTAGAATTAATTACTTTTGCTTTTTGTTCAAAGTAAATTACTTCATGTTTACTCGTCCATTTTCATGGAGTTTGGGTTTATGTGTTCTTTGGCTTTTGGAATGTAATGGACAATAGCTTTTATATGTGTTTGCATTTCATAATCAAATAGATGACCGCTCCTTATTAAAAGGCTATTATTGAGTTATGTACACTGGACTCTTTTTACTACCCATTGTAAGAGAGAGTGTGTTAGGGTACATATTGGTTATGTTGGTGTTCACCTTTTTGTAGGTTGGAGTGTGGGAAATTACTTGGAGGTACCGGAGTTCAAATATAAATAGTTGATTGGACAGTTGGGTTCTGGAATAGTTTTTGTTGAAGAGGCAGTTACCTAACTTTTACTGTCATATCGGGATTCGGGGTAATATGTAATCAAAGGGGATAACGCCTGGTCCTCATTTGCGCAGTTCTTCTTCCTTTTACCATAACTATATTCcgtctttttgttttttttttttacctctaATTCATGATAACTCTCATGAAGCTCATGAACACTTATTCCTCCTCAACCTGGTGATTATAACATTGCATCTTGAGATTTTGTGGCTCTATTAGGGAATTGAGTATGGCATCGGTAGGCTCATGTTGAATCCTTGCTAAGGTGCCTTTCCAAATCTCAAAATTTCAGAATTTTTACTAATATGCAATCAGAGAATTTTGACTGATGTCCTTATATCGTTGGGGTTCAGATTTATGGTTtttgattttggattataatggacttTATTctaatgactcattaaatcatgtgcacttcttatataTGTAAAGTTGtacatgatgtttgctaccaaggatCAATAAAAAACAATCTCTTCAATAGTgttaaggttgcgtacatctgacTCCCTAAACCCACTTAGCCACTTAAAGGCATTGGGGTAATGTAATGTAATGTGATCAAAGTATTGATGGTTAAAGATGTACCAAGTACATTTGAGACCATGTGAAACATGATAAGGAAAATGTTCATAGAACAAGGGTAAGTAACTATATCCAAGTTGATAAGATTGAACAAAACAACACTCTATTACTaaaatgtcattaagtggctccccgCCTAGGAAAAGTGTGGGATGATTAGATGTTGGTAACCATTGcccttgtaataacaaaaatcaagttTGGACAAAATGGAGAAGTTCAGGTGGGATGCAGtagtttgtattttaaattctaaaacaaGTTATGGTAATGAGGTAGGCACACTATATGTAGCACATGGCACTATAGAAGATATAAGGATGTTCCATTATCATTATATTCTCATCGGTGGAATTTATGAAGGTTGGCCATTCCGTTTTAGTTGACTTCTAGTTCcctttttgtattaattttttgcTTTCACTTGTTGATCAAGTCTTTTGACCATAGAAGATAGGTCTTCTTACCTATGCTGAAAGAAAAACAATGTTGTAAGTGAGACTTGGAATGCGATTTTTAACAGTTTTTTCTAACAATGAAGCCATTGACAATTAGTCTTAGTCCATTGGGACACTTTAAGGATTGCATGTATATTGGATGTGAATCCAAGCACATCAATAGCTCATGTTTGTTGGTGGTTTGAGATATTTGACTTTCATGTCCCTAGCTATTAAATACTCATCACATTTGGACAACCTTTGTGATAGAAAGGTTCAAGTTTGGGCTACGAAATGTTAGTCCTATACGTTCATCATATGTCTACAATCCAAACATTCTCGAGTGCATCCAAAAAGTCCTAGTCTAAAGAGTATTGTATACATAAAGGTGATGAACGAAAAGTTAAGCATTAATCTTTGGAAATGCTTGGATAATACTCGCTGATTTTTGGTACATCTTTGAAGGGAAAATACATGCTTATTTGGAGTCCATTGAAGGTGGGTGTTTATTAGACCATTGATCATTGGGTTACATTTCTTTAAACATTGATCATGGGCGTTTCATATACATTTGGACATTATTATCATGGATTGTTGAATGACGAGAGCACATCACTAAAGTGGGTGTTATGCACTTTGTTATGGTAGTAGTCAAGTGGGTTAAAAGCTTAAATGTACAAGCATTGAAGAAGCCAATGCTACACGCCTAAATGACTAAGTCCTTATTATTGGAAATGGTGTTACAAGTTAATGTTCATTGAAGTGCTTATTCAATTAGCGTTAAACCAACATCAAAATCATCATTTGAAGTATAACTAGTACAAGATGAAGAAGTTCTTTGCATAATTCTAactttcaattatcattaaagcTTAATAATAAACTTGTAGTAACTCATTTAAGGTTGTTCCATAGAGCAAGTAGGCATCATTATAGAATCTTTAGCAAGGGCAGAGCAAAGATTTTGGAGACCCTACTTATTTTTGCGATGTGTTTTAAAATGGGgctcattattattaaatttttttccacttcaaaaaaaataattcaagacaaaatttattgtaacattatattactttaaatataaaaaaggtttcaaacaaatcacttaaaaagtgtTGCTCAGAATCAGGCTTGAACgacaccatttaatatttaaggcGCCTTATTTCTGGGGGCCCTAGACCGCGAGACAGTCGGCTACCCGGGATGCCCTAAGAACCGGCGATGATCGTTAGGAGTTTTATTTCAGCTTTAGTTTAGTACTTTACATGCTGTTTTGATGTAGGAGTTACAAGCAGTTGGAGAGTCTTCTACTTGGATAGTTGGAGGACTGTTTTAGGGTCTGATCATGTCATGCAATAGCTATGTGTCtgttctataaatatagagCTAAGTCATCTTAATACATTTGAGTAAAGCTTACTTGATTTTGAACAAAAATCCAATTTGATGTCTTATTAGATTTGCTAGTGCTTACTCCCTATTGTTTGTATTTAAATGTTACAAACAATAGCTTTAAGGATAGGTGCTGTGTCATGTAGCTAAAATCCCCACCAAAGTTAGTACCTTGTGTTTAGGTTGTTGTGGCCTAtctttatattttcatttgttcttgtttttcttAGACTCACCAAGATCATCCTATCCGaaacatagtgcaaaatatcgCCCTTTTTACCTCTAGATCTGTGTATCCAGATAAGAAGAGCAACGGTTGTTGTGCCCTTTATGATGAAATGAACAGCTGTAAGAGTGTCATACTTTTTTCTAGGCTCATAAAAAACTTTCTTTGTTATGGTTATGGGTGTCCATTTTGTATTCTGTTTGCAGATGgtttaatatatacaagataCTATCTCGTCTTTATCAGCTATTATATATTTGATCACAGAGTAGTATTTTCAAAGTAGATGGACAATTTCTTCTATGTTTTGTTTCTGCAAGTTTTTTGATCGGCATGATTAAGGGCCTCTTCTCCCTAACTTATTTTCAGTTCTAGTTTAGTTTGCCCATCACTTTCACTTTCATATCATCATTTTATGCAATAAGCTCAGTTCAGTTCGTATGGGGAGAAAAGACTCCAAGTTTAAGACTGTCTTTCCATTTCAAAAAGCTTTTGAAGGGTTATAGTGTGAGAAGAAACACTGTTACATAAATGATACCTTATAACGACCTACATATCGTAACAAGTCCGCAATTCATTTAGTTCTTTTGACCCTTTCAGTGAGTCGTTGCTATCATTTTGAGTTAAATTTAGCAAGATATCAAATGTTGTGTCCTCATTAAAAATCCCAATAATTATGATAATGCTTTGCAGCTTCCTGTGGCTCCTTTGGATAAGGATGATGGCAGTTTTTTTCATAATGGTATGTGGCAGACACAGTGGCCTGGAGCTGCTGATCAGCCACCTGAAAAAGGCATTCCTACTGTGATCATTTGGAATCTTGGAGGTAATAATGTTGCTGTGGAAGGTTCCTGGGATAATTGGACATCAAGGTAATTGTTGTTAGTAGCTCTGACTTAAAGATGGTTTAACACATGATTATTTGATTCAAATATGCACCTTGCAGGAAGACTCTGCAAAGATCAGGCAAGGATCATGCTATTCTTTTAGTTCTACCATCAGGCATTTATCATTACAAATTTATCGTTGATGGTGAGGCACGGTATACACCAGATCTACCTCATGTTTCAAGTGAGATGGGACATTATTGTAATGTCCTTGATGTTCATGTgagtaaaactttttttttgaaaaaaaattctctGGTATGAAACTTCTGTTTAAATGGTCTAAACACATGTTTTGTGTGGCATTGAGTTTCGTCATTGTCCGTTTAAACCTACCAATCTTCGCTTCTATGAGAAACATACTTAGCTCCATTTATCTGCTGTGTAGCCTACCTAAATGGTATGATGGAAAAAAATAACCGTTTTCAATACAAAATGGTTCCGGTTCactaactttttaattttggtGTACATGTTACTTGGATGTTTTTCTGATGGATGAATGTGTTGGTTGTACATAATGATGTTGATTTCATCATAGCTTCCTGTTCATGAATGGCTTCTGTTTGAAGAGTTAGGATTTcctttacactatgtttggatagagGGAATGGAGGGAAAGGAAAGAGAGGGGAATAGAAGGATTTCATTTCCCTCATTTGGATACCATTAGTGGAAGGGAGGGAAATGGAGggaaatgaattagaaaaaaCTACTTCACATtttattcaaaacaaataatttcaaaattggaaagatttggaaggaacACACATCAATCTCCCTTTTCCTTCGTTTCCCTTTTCTCTCCTTCCCTTCATTTCCTTCCAAAAATGTTATTCAAATTTCAAAGCGTTAGTGTAGAAAGCATTCCAGCTATGTGTATGAAACAGCTATAGGAGAATGCTGTGTGGAGAAGATTGAAGATTCAATAGTTTGGCTATCATGTATTCTGAATGTCAACATACTTTTcatatttatttgaatgttttaaCATGTAACGagacattttttttatagatccatcttaagtgaaaaaaataaaataaagaaactaAAAAACTTTTCTTAGTAGCAAACAAAGGAAATAAATCTCATCATCTTCTCTCCTAACTTTTTTTGCCAAGTAATAGAAAAAAGCTCCAAAAATGTGGGTTTTTTGTTACGAAACAAAGCAAAATGGGTCTCTTATCAagattatttgttatttatgaGTGATTTTTATGCACTTTACGTGTATGAATTTGGAATTAAAAATTGTTAGTGTCAACCAATGCTTTTAGGACATGTGTCCCCACTTTTGTTCATGGAGATGTTCACCTCATGaatatttttgtgaaaattCACAAGGCTTGAACAAGTTTTGCTCACTATTAAGATTTCCAAATTAATTCTTAGCCTATAAGGAGCATTATTTTGTTCACCATTAAGAATGAGCACCATTTACAGTTGCTGCTGTCTGTATACTAGCGTTTCGATGAAGTGTGCCTGGGTTCTAAAGCTCAAGGCTTGACAGACTGCTGGGAATCAAAGGGTtacaaacagaaaaaaaaaagaaggaagaacGATTCAGAGAATGTGGATTGCTATTATCACACAGTGATTGAGTATTACAAAACCCTTCTTTCGAGAGGAAGGTGCTCTCCCAGTGACACGATGTGTTTAATAAAAATTGCCTGCCTCCCCTTCTACCCCATTCTCTTATTATATAAACAGATTCATAACAAACTTTCTCAAGTATGCTCTTAACAAGGTAGCTAGGCTAACAAACTCTTAACAAACTTTCTTCTAGATTTACTATATTACCCCCTACCCTCAAAACTGTAATTATCTCCCAGGTTAGCAACAATTGGTGGCTTCAACCATCTTCTAGTGACTTCTTCTTGGGCCTTCTAGCATAGGTGAAACGGATATCTGTTTTGGGCTGGTTTCTTGCACAGACCCAGCACTTTTATATATCTGGAGTGAGATGCAAACTGTTATTTCTCACAGAGGTCAGAATCTTTATTTCAAGGTAAAGTGGCTCACTTTGTACTGATTACAATTGCATGTCAAGGCTCTAGGATCCCTATCACCTTAGTGTGTGTTGCAAAGTTTTGAAACATTTCCCTACCTCCTCCTCCATCATTTCTTATAAATGTATGTGAATTGTCATTATTGGATCATTGGATGATCCAGCCTATTGCAGATTTCTTTCTAAAGCCATTCTCTGATCTTCTTTTTGCATTCCTGATTTCCCTAATTTTCTCCTCCTCAGTACTTAACGAAGTTGTGATCATCTTTCGCTAATCTTCATCACCCAAAATTGAATATACGTGAGCACTTCACAGATACTTTTTGTTCTTGCCAACGTTAATGCTAACAAGTTAGCTTCTTATTCTTGGATAGTCTCTCCCTGATGTCTTGTACAGAATGAAAAATTTCCTACACCCCCCTGACTTGGTTTCTTTTTCTCCTTGAACCCATTAGTTTTATCAGCCAATCTAGGGTTTCCTCATGTCAATAGTGTGTGTTCGGTAGTACATTTCGCTGATTTTTTAACTTCTGTTCCGTTCTATTGGATGGGGATGAATCTCTTGATTATTTATCTTGGAAGCAGAAACAAGTACGTTCAACGTCATATCATTTGACAAAGATCAGTTAACAGGCCAAGCGGTCAACGGGTCAAGGTCTAGTTTTTATCTGTTGCAACAACTGTACTCTATCTCTCGAGGAGTTCCTTACTTTGATTCAACCATCCACTGTCTAGTGTAACCATGACCATTTTGAACTCTAGATATGAAATATTGTGTTTCATATTTCATTTTATAGGAGAAACTAGAAGAGGAGTCCTCTATTGACAATAAGGTTTTATGTGCAATTTTAAATCGTTATCTTAATGTGTATTGCTATAGAGTACAAGATAGTATGTAAAGACTAGATACTTGTATAAGGTCTTGAATAATTGCCTTTAACTACACAACTTAAGGCTATATGCTCAATATGAGACGAAGAACATATAAAAGGATGAGCTAATAGAAGATATACACTATGAATTTTATGGGATTAAGGGTGACATGAAAGCTGAGGGATTGAGGGATTTAGAATAGAAAGTGACATGAAAGCTCTATATCTCTTTCCAGTGAGTACAAAGTATGATTTTTATGGGGTGTGGGTGCTGTAGAATTTGCAAAACTGATGCATTCCAGAATAGCATCACCATATCTGAAATTAGGTAATTTTGATTCAAATTGACTCGATCTGCAAATTAGTaatataaaatttgtttaatttgttctTGATAAACATGATACACCCATGTATATCCCTACCATTATATGAAACATCGTTCAGGTTTTAACTAAGCCCAACCCAATCGATGCCACATAGTTACATCTCTAATGTTTTATTATGTCAAAGTTTGCTAATTCTGCTTTTGCATCATAACATGTCTACTATGTAGATATGTCAGTGCTTATGATACAGTTAGGGAACTGGATTGTGTAGGAAGGCTGCTCTGCATCGTTAGCATTGTGCTCATCTTCGAATGTTTAAGCCGGTAGATAAAGCCTATATAAAACACAAAACGATAGCTATTGAAGTATGGATAAGCTCAGATTGCGGTCATGGAAAATTTTCTCTAGAATGTTAAGatatttaaaaggttttatACACTTTATATATGCAGGACTATGTACCAGAAAGCCTAGATAGTGTAGCTGAATTTGAGCCGCCACCATCACCAGACTCGAGTTATAGTCATTCATTTCCAGATGAAGATGATTTTTCAAAGGAGCCAATGATAGTACCGTCCCAGCTACAGTTGAGAGTCCTTGGCATACAAAGTTCAGATGAAGCCCCATTGTCGAGGCCCCAACATGTTATGCTGAACCATCTTTTTATAGAAAAAGGGTGGGCTGCCACTCAGTCAGTAATTGCTCTTGGTTTGACCCatagatttcaatcaaaatatATCACTGCTATCCTATACAAGCCATTAAGAAGGTAAAAATTGGcccctttttgtgtttttttctttctttttccctTCCAATCCCTTTGGTTTAATTTCGAGTTTTCCCCTTCCCTTTGTATTTCCTCATTTGGGTGGGTGTCAATACCATGTAAAGTACATGAACGTGTGAAATTAAAACTGTTAATAGTGAACACATACTCGTCTCATTACATTTCTTTGTATGGTTAGCAATTTTTGAACTTTTCTAATCATTGTATGCTCACGTTGTAAAGTCAATTGTAAATTATGTGCATGTGTTGAGACTTGAGATCAAAGTACAGGACAGAAGTCGAGGTTGGCTCAAGAAATTATGGAGTTTGGAAATTGCTTTCAAAGAGTCGACATGTTTGAGTCTCGTCTATTTCATGGAAACTGCATATTCATTTAGCTTTGAGCTTTTGAAGTTGTGCATTTCATTACATGAATCCCAAGTTACAAATGAAAAAGAATACATAAATTGgtgtgagagacagtctctccgACAGACGCATCAGATATATGAgctaaatacaaattaagagtaggcttcttgttttgaggtcgtctctttgagagacggatTCTCACAAGAGTAGCCGGAAAGAATATGATTAAGTACGCAATGGTTAGgttgtgttattgttgatgcTAGCTTCTGTCGACAATTCGCTGCTACGTGCTCGACTGTCTTCAGATCCCATTCTTCACCATGTTTATCTGTAGTTCACAACTAGCTTGTAAGAATTGGCTTCAAATGGTTAATAACTACAAATGGGCAGAGAAAGACCGTCGAATTTTGaagattttatttatatttcttaGTTTTGCGTAAAAGAAAACAAtgaaaagaattaaaaagaaaagaaaaatggaaaaatgtaGCAATGAGAGTATAAATTTTGCGGTCAAGCAAACCCAAGAATAAAGAATAAAGTGGACAGAGACTAGGAAGTATCGAGTTTTatcataataaaaaagaaaaatctggAATTTGATTTTCACCTCGTTTTTTCATTCCCTTGGCAAAAGAGTAAAGTAGGGAAAAAGATATTATAAAGAGAATCTAGTCACAATTATTTTTGCTTTGTAATAAAGTTAATATATTGGACATTCTCATTTGGAATATGTTGCATATCATAACAATTTAGTGGCAAAgaacttttattttctttatcaatgtttaaataaagaattagattcttattttttattgatcaagAGAATCAATGGatctttgataaaaaaaatactcatgggaacatttttctttttctaataagatagacatttttttaaaataataaatagatacactaaaattttattatttgaaaattgtAGAATATAATTTCAAATGGAATGGAAAGAATAAGTGAGGACCAACAAATTCTCTTCATTCGGAGTGACTATAATTAGAGTGGGAATAAAAGCTTTGGAATAAGTGGTAGCCGGTAGCCGGTAGCCCAACATAAAAGTTTAACTACTATAGaaaagtgaattttttttaatcagacactttttatttttttttttaatttcaaaatttttattttgaattgtcACTTTGATTTATATTTACACATCTTATATTTTCTCACTTTTAATACTATACACAATTTTATGATTTCCTACTATATTTTCTTTAACATTATTAATAAGTGTTGCAATTTCTTAACTACGGAAGGGAGTATTACTCTTTCTTGTAAGATGGTTGGCAACACAGTAACATGTCTTTTTTTAGTTTCCAACCCTAACGCTATCGTTTGTACTTTGTACTCCAAACATGTCTATTTCCTAGCATGGCTTTAAACACAtctgaaattttattttgaaaaagtaacttaacaataattatataaaagttattagcaaaaataaattaaaaaactcatTAATTTAGGTTTGGATGATTGAAGTAGAATTTAAAGTTCGAAGaaaatagtataaaatatttttctattcgTTGAAATCACAACTTTTACACAACATTTGATAATATGGAgatagagaaaaagaaaaggaaaacgaAGAGATTGAAatgaaattgaaagaaaaagctcatttatatttaaaaaagataaattcttttaatattgaaaaaactTGAAGGAAAACACACTAATCTTTCCTGCCCActcatttctttcatttttaaaCTGAAAAGGCGAGTGATTCAAATTTGAAGGTAATAAGAATGGGAGTTAAAAGGGAAAGAAACGCACAGAATACGCGAGCAGAAGCAAGATTTACAGCGGGTCTTCCAATTACGCTTAGACTTTTTCTGCCGTCGACTCTCTTCCATTTTAACTTTTCTCCGCCTGAGGCATCACCATTCACCAGCAGGATTATCACCCCATACCTGATAGTCTGTCTGATACGTATAACTCCCCTCCATAATACTATTTTATAATGACTAATATTATTAGCATGGAAAAGTTTCCTTCTTTATGAATtggttttcttaatttataacacaaTATACCACCACACAGTGTATAAGATTCGATGATTAAAAAGATGATTTCAACGTTTACCAGAGAAAAACAATACCAATCATAGAGGAACAAAGTGTATGATGCTCCACAACACAAGAATCATACTCACTTAACAATAAGATAACACAACACAAACTAGGTTCATTTATTCTAACTTTATTAATGGCTAACTGATCTGATCCCAAAACGACTTAATCTTTTACATTCAATTTTCATGTAAGAAAGCGGAATTTTTGATAAACAGCTGGGTTGTCCAAAACACCATGAATCGGTTGAGCAGCTATCTCAAATTACCAATAAATAGCGGAATTTTCATCAAAGTTGTAATAATAATGTGTACCAAATATCTAAAATACAACTTTGGGTTGCCACACATGTGCCCATGTGCATTTTGGTTATTCACGCTGGATTCATCCTCTTTACTAGACAGATAATCCCATTATATTATAGCTCAGCCAGCAATTTGCATCTACAACCAAATCATAGACCATATTGCCTCGACGGTTTGGGTGACGTACCAAAGTGAGAAAATGCAAACACAATGATCTAatcaatcaataataaaaataaacctTGTTGGTTTTAAGATATAATCAAAAGTCAGCTACGAAAAGCCATAAAATTGAATCCAATTGTTCTAGTTTCATAATACCAAAGCTTGAAATTTAAATAGAGTAGCAAAAATCTATCAACCCAGAAACTTCTAGAACTCAAGACAGGGGCAAATAAGAAGATAGCACATAAGATTACCTACACAATTGATGCAAGCAACGAAAacaaaccatcatcaaaaaaactaataatagtGCCATATGAGTTTGACCTAAAGGAGATAGAATTCGGAAATCTCATCCAACTTATCTGCCCCTGTCCTGTATTTAGTTCAAGGGTTTGAGTAAAAAGACTCGGATGATTCTCACTTGGCCATCATAACCTTGACGAACTCCTCGTAGTTGATCTGGCCATCACCATCTACATCTGCCTCACGGATCATTTCATCAACTTCTTCATCTGTCAGCTTTTCACCAAGGTTTGTCATCACGTGGCGAAGCTCAGCAGCAGAAATGAAACCATTTTGATCCTTGTCAAAAACTCTGAAAGCCTCCTTAAGCTCCTCCTCTGAGTCAGTGTCCTTCATTTTCCTGGCCATGAGGTTGAGAAACTCTGGGAAGTCAATTGTACCGTTTCCGTCAGCATCTACTTCATTTATCATGTCCTGGAGCTCTGCTTCAGTCGGGTTTTGACCAAGTGAACGCATCACAGTTCCAAGTTCCTTGGTGGTGATGCAACCTTtaggagaaggaaaaaaatCACATCACTAGCACGCCTTAGAGAGCAAGAATCAAAGTATCATAACAAACATGCACAAATTATCTTTCTAAAGCATACTAAGCAAATTCTTTTAGgtttaaatgttaaaaaaaaaatgaccaAAAAGAAGAAGCTTACAAAACAGTAACAGCAAGAAAAGGCAAAACAGGAGCTGTAAATCCAAAAAGTAGGTAAAATGTATAGGTGGGTGCTGAATGAGCATAGAATAGGAGCTATAAATCCAAAAAAAGGGTACTGTACACCCAATTGTACATTATTCAAGAGTAATGATCATAACATATCAAACAAAGccaaatgctctataccagatAGGCAGATACCAAATGCTAAAGGAAAAGGTaatcaaccaaaaaaaatatcataattttctaTACCCTTCAAGTTACGTAGCTAACAaccttaaacaaaattttaagaaaaatctaCTGAAAGCATTCACATCGTT
This genomic interval carries:
- the LOC130805426 gene encoding calmodulin-7 isoform X1, coding for MADQLSDDQISEFKEAFSLFDKDGDGCITTKELGTVMRSLGQNPTEAELQDMINEVDADGNGTIDFPEFLNLMARKMKDTDSEEELKEAFRVFDKDQNGFISAAELRHVMTNLGEKLTDEEVDEMIREADVDGDGQINYEEFVKVMMAKRRKVKMEESRRQKKSKRNWKTRCKSCFCSRIL
- the LOC130805419 gene encoding SNF1-related protein kinase regulatory subunit beta-1 — translated: MGNANGREEEGSNNSIGNAADYLTANVNHPHPRSYQHGHNNSSESMSNSPPESPRRSRSPLMFTPQLPVAPLDKDDGSFFHNGMWQTQWPGAADQPPEKGIPTVIIWNLGGNNVAVEGSWDNWTSRKTLQRSGKDHAILLVLPSGIYHYKFIVDGEARYTPDLPHVSSEMGHYCNVLDVHDYVPESLDSVAEFEPPPSPDSSYSHSFPDEDDFSKEPMIVPSQLQLRVLGIQSSDEAPLSRPQHVMLNHLFIEKGWAATQSVIALGLTHRFQSKYITAILYKPLRR
- the LOC130805426 gene encoding calmodulin-7 isoform X2, translating into MADQLSDDQISEFKEAFSLFDKDGDGCITTKELGTVMRSLGQNPTEAELQDMINEVDADGNGTIDFPEFLNLMARKMKDTDSEEELKEAFRVFDKDQNGFISAAELRHVMTNLGEKLTDEEVDEMIREADVDGDGQINYEEFVKVMMAK